A genome region from Brassica oleracea var. oleracea cultivar TO1000 chromosome C2, BOL, whole genome shotgun sequence includes the following:
- the LOC106324501 gene encoding glutathione S-transferase T3-like translates to MANSSSFVNLLASQGSVDLDSSEPLWFSSQCPDESSVKERRKWSPKEDIILIGAWLNTSKDPIVSNEQKAGAFWKRIVEYYNSSPLLVGTTPRELERCKQRWARINDLVCKFAGCYEMALREQRSGQNDNDVMKAALDIFHSDQKMKFNLEHTWRELRHDVKWCSTYLEKDNAKEKRKPVDSVDGQGAVPEPEERPINRGNVHISNETAKQATTVYGMTTSVKIRHFRLIYSDAVSA, encoded by the coding sequence ATGGCAAACTCCTCTAGTTTTGTTAACCTATTAGCCAGCCAAGGGTCAGTTGACCTTGACTCATCAGAACCTCTTTGGTTTAGCAGCCAATGTCCTGATGAGTCTAGTGTCAAAGAGAGGAGAAAATGGTCACCCAAGGAGGATATAATCCTCATTGGTGCTTGGCTCAACACCAGCAAAGACCCAATAGTGAGTAATGAACAAAAAGCTGGTGCCTTCTGGAAGAGGATTGTAGAGTACTACAACTCCAGTCCTCTCCTGGTTGGGACAACCCCAAGAGAACTTGAGCGATGCAAGCAAAGATGGGCTAGGATCAATGATTTGGTCTGTAAGTTTGCTGGCTGCTACGAGATGGCACTGAGGGAGCAGAGAAGCGGGCAAAATGACAACGATGTGATGAAGGCTGCCTTGGATATCTTCCACAGTGACCAGAAAATGAAGTTCAACTTGGAACATACGTGGAGGGAGCTTAGGCATGATGTGAAATGGTGCTCCACCTATCTGGAGAAGGACAATGCTAAGGAAAAGCGCAAACCAGTGGATTCTGTTGATGGTCAAGGGGCAGTGCCAGAGCCAGAAGAGAGACCAATAAATAGAGGAAACGTGCATATATCGAACGAAACCGCGAAGCAGGCCACAACCGTCTATGGAATGACTACTTCAGTGAAGATCCGACATTTCCGGCTCATTTATTCAGACGCCGTTTCCGCATGA